ACGGCTGGTCGTTCTATGTGCATCAGTGCGTGCTGCTCGCACTTGATGGCGAGCCCGTGTGGTTCGGTCGCGGTCAGGACGCTAACGGCGCGAAGCGCACGGTGTTCATGGAGCACGAGCATATCGTCGGCTACCCGGACCATTATGTGCAGTCGCCCGTTCGCCATCCGATGGATTACCTCGCGAAAGAAGTGATCGATGCACGCGGATGGGGCGCATTGCGTATCGGCGTCGAAATGGATAACTACTATTTCAGCGCCGCGGCTTACCGGTCGCTCGTCGCGAATCTGCCGAACGCCAAGTGGCAGGACGCTACCGCGCTCGTGAACTGGCAACGCGCAGTCAAATCGCCGCGCGAGATCGAATACATGCGCGTGGCCGCACGAATCGTCGAACAGATGCATGCGCATATCGTCGAGCGAATCGAACCCGGCATGCGCAAGAATGACCTGGTCGCAGAGATCTACGCAACAGGAATTACCGGTGTGGATGGCTATGGCGGCGACTACCCGGCAATTGTGCCGCTGCTGCCGACGGGCGCCGACGCCGCTGCCCCGCATTTGACCTGGGACGACACGCCCTTTGCGAAAGACGCGGGCACATTCTTCGAAATTGCAGGCTGCTTCAAGCGCTATCACTGCCCGCAGTCGCGTACGGTGTATCTCGGCAAGCCGCCGAAGCATTTCCTCGACGGCGAACGCGCGGTGGTGGAAGGCATCGAAGCAGGGCTTGCTGCGGCGAAACCGGGCAATACATGTGAAGACATCGCCAATGCATTCTTCGCGATGCTGCACAAGTACGGCATCGAAAAGAACAGCCGTTGCG
This genomic interval from Paraburkholderia sabiae contains the following:
- the doeA gene encoding ectoine hydrolase DoeA (DoeA (degradation of ectoine A) is also called EutD (ectoine utilization D).), producing the protein MSETTQTETRNATPGVRLPFERAEYATRLAKTRKAMQAAGIELLIVSDPTNMAWLTGYDGWSFYVHQCVLLALDGEPVWFGRGQDANGAKRTVFMEHEHIVGYPDHYVQSPVRHPMDYLAKEVIDARGWGALRIGVEMDNYYFSAAAYRSLVANLPNAKWQDATALVNWQRAVKSPREIEYMRVAARIVEQMHAHIVERIEPGMRKNDLVAEIYATGITGVDGYGGDYPAIVPLLPTGADAAAPHLTWDDTPFAKDAGTFFEIAGCFKRYHCPQSRTVYLGKPPKHFLDGERAVVEGIEAGLAAAKPGNTCEDIANAFFAMLHKYGIEKNSRCGYPIGASYPPDWGERTMSLRPGDKTVLEPGMTFHFMPGLWLDDWGLEITESILITETGVETLCNTPRKLFVKP